From a region of the Micromonospora tarapacensis genome:
- a CDS encoding helix-turn-helix domain-containing protein, whose translation MGSAEVSPQMAFARFVRRAIDDAREERGWTVTDLAAHTGVGRSTVFRWLAGDWQDYPELAKVRGFCAALDLPVAAAFRALGLPDAGPGPWRRGDDGPVEADVRVILQRLADPAVPAEEKHHIRDLLRYLARRPIRRPADPGSAQIRRTG comes from the coding sequence ATGGGTTCGGCAGAGGTTTCGCCGCAGATGGCCTTCGCGCGCTTCGTGCGCCGGGCCATCGACGATGCCCGGGAGGAGCGCGGGTGGACGGTCACCGACCTGGCCGCACACACCGGCGTCGGTCGCTCGACCGTCTTCCGCTGGCTCGCCGGCGACTGGCAGGACTACCCCGAGCTGGCCAAGGTGCGCGGCTTCTGCGCCGCGCTGGATCTGCCGGTGGCGGCGGCCTTCCGCGCACTCGGTCTGCCCGACGCCGGCCCCGGACCATGGCGACGCGGGGACGACGGCCCCGTCGAGGCCGACGTACGGGTGATCCTGCAACGGCTGGCGGATCCGGCCGTGCCGGCCGAGGAGAAGCATCACATCCGGGACCTGCTGCGCTACCTCGCCCGCCGGCCGATCCGCCGACCGGCCGACCCCGGGTCCGCGCAGATCCGCCGGACGGGCTGA
- a CDS encoding branched-chain amino acid ABC transporter permease: MTEVKSPEVPAPSAAVPSELTPEPNRWSRVRPFLPLAVLAVALILPYSTLHLPGIFEGALNSPGTLQLLAVCLVFGGLAAGYDLLFGRTGMLSFGHALYFAAGVYGTDILITRAGLPLWQAAPLAIVGGAILAGLLGAVALRTVGIAFAMVTLAFAQVGAILVARDFGGLTGGEEGLPLDVAGLPDALVGVTNTVNLYWLALAYLVVVVFVVHRVSGSPTGRVLAGLRDDERRIGVLGLDPYRFKLVAFTLAGGLAAAGGAVYCLIVGGASPHITSSELTLSLLVMVVLGGPGTRWGPVLGGILYMYLDHRLVSFGSSDAVDALPAFLSRPLSQPLFVLGTVFILAVYFFPGGLASLAPRLALLRNSVRPGTRRER; this comes from the coding sequence ATGACCGAGGTCAAGTCCCCCGAGGTTCCGGCGCCGTCCGCGGCGGTGCCGTCGGAACTGACACCCGAGCCGAACCGGTGGTCCCGGGTGCGCCCGTTCCTGCCGCTGGCCGTGCTGGCGGTGGCGCTGATCCTGCCGTACTCGACGCTGCACCTGCCGGGCATCTTCGAAGGGGCGCTGAACTCGCCCGGCACCCTGCAACTGCTCGCCGTCTGCCTGGTCTTCGGCGGCCTGGCGGCCGGGTACGACCTGCTGTTCGGGCGGACCGGGATGCTCTCCTTCGGGCATGCCCTCTACTTCGCCGCCGGTGTCTACGGCACCGACATCCTGATCACCCGGGCCGGGTTGCCACTGTGGCAGGCCGCGCCGCTGGCCATCGTCGGCGGGGCGATCCTCGCCGGTCTGCTCGGCGCGGTGGCGCTGCGTACGGTCGGCATCGCCTTCGCCATGGTGACGTTGGCCTTCGCCCAGGTCGGAGCGATCCTGGTGGCACGTGACTTCGGTGGGCTCACCGGCGGTGAGGAGGGACTGCCGCTGGACGTCGCCGGGCTGCCGGACGCGCTGGTCGGGGTCACCAACACGGTCAACCTGTACTGGCTGGCGCTGGCGTACCTGGTCGTGGTGGTCTTCGTGGTGCACCGGGTCAGCGGCTCGCCGACCGGGCGGGTCCTGGCCGGGCTGCGCGACGACGAGCGGCGCATCGGCGTGCTCGGGCTGGATCCGTACCGCTTCAAGCTGGTCGCCTTCACCCTGGCCGGCGGCCTGGCGGCGGCCGGCGGAGCGGTCTACTGCCTGATCGTCGGCGGTGCCTCGCCGCACATCACCAGCAGTGAGCTGACCCTGTCGCTGCTGGTGATGGTGGTGCTCGGCGGGCCCGGCACGCGCTGGGGCCCGGTGCTCGGCGGCATCCTCTACATGTACCTGGACCACCGCCTGGTCTCCTTCGGCAGCTCCGACGCGGTGGACGCGCTGCCGGCGTTCCTGAGCCGGCCGCTGTCCCAGCCGCTGTTCGTCCTCGGCACCGTCTTCATCCTGGCCGTCTACTTCTTCCCCGGCGGCCTGGCCAGCCTCGCCCCCCGCCTCGCTCTGCTCCGCAACTCGGTGCGCCCGGGCACCCGGCGAGAACGCTGA
- a CDS encoding DUF3152 domain-containing protein: MDSAATAEVRKRPWPRRPGSVVRVAVLVAAVGAAVAVVAGGTGAPSGTAGELAPAASPLVVTPPILRTPSPSPSRLPPSPEPPVLQEPGRVPSIGPGRFDYDDRAGPVLGTAGGIQRYRVAVESGSGADAGEFALAVRAALTGPGSWVDSGRLRLRQVDVASRYDFTVYLATAGTAGRMCAAGGVDIRVGGRPYTSCRASGKVIVNLDRWRLSVPHFVTAGVPLSVYRTYVINHEVGHQLGNRHERCPGRGEPAPVMMQQTLFLKGCVANPWPYLDGRRHAGPPL, from the coding sequence GTGGATTCGGCGGCGACCGCCGAGGTTCGGAAGCGGCCGTGGCCGCGCCGGCCGGGATCGGTCGTCCGGGTTGCCGTGCTGGTGGCGGCGGTCGGTGCCGCCGTCGCGGTGGTCGCCGGGGGCACCGGCGCTCCGTCGGGCACTGCCGGCGAGCTGGCGCCGGCGGCGTCCCCGCTGGTGGTGACGCCGCCGATCCTGCGGACCCCGTCGCCGTCGCCGAGCCGGCTGCCTCCGTCGCCCGAGCCGCCGGTTCTGCAGGAGCCGGGGCGGGTGCCGTCGATCGGGCCGGGCCGCTTCGACTACGACGACCGGGCCGGGCCGGTGCTGGGTACGGCCGGTGGCATCCAGCGTTACCGGGTCGCGGTGGAGTCCGGATCCGGCGCGGATGCGGGCGAGTTCGCCTTGGCGGTGCGGGCCGCGTTGACCGGTCCGGGGAGTTGGGTCGACAGCGGGCGGCTCCGGTTGCGGCAGGTGGACGTGGCCTCGCGGTACGACTTCACCGTCTACCTGGCCACGGCCGGGACGGCGGGCCGGATGTGTGCCGCCGGAGGCGTCGATATCCGCGTCGGTGGGCGGCCGTACACCTCCTGCCGGGCGTCGGGCAAGGTGATCGTCAACCTGGACCGCTGGCGGCTGTCGGTGCCGCATTTCGTGACGGCCGGGGTGCCGCTCTCGGTGTACCGGACGTATGTGATCAACCACGAGGTCGGGCATCAGTTGGGCAACCGGCACGAGCGCTGTCCGGGGCGTGGCGAGCCGGCTCCGGTGATGATGCAGCAGACGCTGTTCCTGAAGGGGTGCGTCGCGAATCCCTGGCCGTACCTGGACGGCCGGCGTCACGCCGGTCCGCCGCTCTGA
- a CDS encoding DEAD/DEAH box helicase, translating into MSEPIQDLTDGQELAPTAPVRPEAPTFAELGARAETVDALAASGILRAFAIQEYALPIALRGADLIGQAPTGTGKTLGFGVPLLERVFAPDEGGDGLPQALVVVPTRELGIQVAKDIAAAGRTRGVRVLPIYGGIAYEPQIEALRKGVEILVGTPGRLLDLAKQKHLRLHGVRALVLDEADRMLDLGFLDDVERILAMLPEDRQTMLFSATMPDPIVTLSRRFLRHPITIHAGHTAETGPSPQTEQLVYRTHSMNKIEIVARILQAESRGLTMIFTRTKRAADRVAEDLDFRGFAVAAVHGDLGQGARERALRAFRAGKIDTLVATDVAARGIDVSGVTHVINYDCPEDQDTYTHRIGRTGRAGATGVAVTFVDWDDMPRWRIIDKTLGLDMPEPPETYHTSPHLYTDLHISTEMTGTLPTAERTRAGLSAEVEEDLGGGRPRRGEPRGTRRRGRSDGGRSDGGRSDGGRSDGGRSDGGRSDGGRSDGGRSDGGRGDGGRGDGGRGRGGTGRGQRGEVVAEGTDSAADDAARTARRRRRRRAGEVVAGEVVAGEVAGEAGAGAGTAGGSAEATAAGGDNTTGEAGPRPRRRRRRRGTGSASGTPAEASTD; encoded by the coding sequence ATGAGTGAGCCGATTCAAGACCTCACAGACGGCCAGGAACTGGCCCCGACCGCCCCGGTCCGGCCGGAGGCACCGACCTTCGCCGAGCTCGGCGCACGCGCCGAGACCGTTGACGCACTGGCCGCCTCCGGCATCCTCCGCGCCTTCGCCATCCAGGAGTACGCGCTGCCGATCGCGTTGCGCGGCGCCGACCTGATCGGTCAGGCCCCGACCGGCACCGGCAAGACCCTCGGCTTCGGCGTACCGCTGCTGGAACGGGTCTTCGCCCCCGACGAGGGCGGCGACGGGCTGCCGCAGGCCCTGGTCGTCGTGCCAACCCGCGAGCTGGGCATCCAGGTCGCCAAGGACATCGCCGCCGCCGGCCGCACCCGTGGTGTGCGCGTCCTGCCGATCTACGGCGGCATCGCGTACGAGCCGCAGATCGAGGCGCTGCGCAAGGGCGTGGAGATCCTCGTCGGCACGCCGGGCCGCCTGCTGGACCTCGCCAAGCAGAAGCACCTGCGCCTGCACGGGGTGCGCGCACTGGTGCTGGACGAGGCCGACCGCATGCTCGACCTGGGTTTCCTCGACGATGTCGAGCGGATCCTGGCGATGCTGCCGGAGGACCGGCAGACCATGTTGTTCTCCGCGACCATGCCGGACCCGATCGTGACGCTGTCCCGGCGGTTCCTGCGCCACCCGATCACGATCCACGCCGGGCACACCGCCGAGACCGGCCCCTCTCCGCAGACGGAGCAGCTGGTCTACCGCACCCACTCGATGAACAAGATCGAGATCGTCGCCCGGATCCTCCAGGCCGAGAGCCGCGGCCTGACCATGATCTTCACCCGCACCAAGCGCGCCGCGGACCGGGTCGCCGAGGACCTCGACTTCCGTGGCTTCGCGGTCGCAGCGGTGCACGGTGACCTCGGCCAGGGGGCCCGCGAGCGGGCCCTGCGGGCGTTCCGGGCCGGGAAGATCGACACCCTGGTCGCCACCGACGTGGCCGCCCGCGGTATCGACGTCAGCGGCGTCACCCACGTGATCAACTATGACTGCCCGGAAGACCAGGACACCTACACCCACCGGATCGGTCGCACCGGCCGGGCCGGCGCGACCGGCGTCGCGGTGACCTTCGTCGACTGGGACGACATGCCCCGCTGGCGGATCATCGACAAGACGCTCGGGCTCGACATGCCCGAGCCGCCGGAGACCTACCACACCTCCCCGCACCTCTACACCGACCTGCACATCTCCACGGAGATGACCGGCACCCTGCCGACCGCCGAGCGCACCCGCGCCGGACTGTCCGCGGAGGTCGAGGAGGACCTGGGCGGCGGCCGGCCCCGCCGGGGCGAGCCGCGCGGCACCCGTCGCCGCGGTCGGAGCGACGGCGGTCGGAGCGACGGCGGTCGGAGCGACGGCGGTCGGAGCGACGGCGGTCGGAGCGACGGCGGTCGGAGCGACGGCGGTCGGAGCGACGGCGGTCGGAGCGACGGCGGTCGGGGCGACGGCGGTCGGGGCGACGGCGGTCGGGGCCGTGGCGGTACCGGTCGCGGGCAGCGCGGCGAGGTCGTGGCGGAAGGCACCGATTCTGCCGCCGACGATGCGGCACGTACCGCCCGTCGCCGTCGGCGACGCCGGGCCGGCGAGGTCGTGGCGGGCGAGGTCGTGGCGGGCGAGGTTGCCGGCGAGGCCGGAGCGGGCGCTGGCACCGCCGGCGGCTCCGCCGAGGCGACCGCAGCCGGCGGGGACAACACCACGGGTGAGGCCGGGCCGCGTCCTCGCCGCCGCCGACGTCGTCGCGGTACCGGCTCCGCCAGCGGTACGCCCGCCGAAGCCTCCACCGACTGA
- a CDS encoding prenyltransferase/squalene oxidase repeat-containing protein, with amino-acid sequence MVDIDAAIGFVVAHGDAVERARLSWLRTGTPPPPEVVDSAEVGQTLGGGWPASWGDEVASVDATCFRLAELDDLGALGRPSARRALDWLATSQQRDGCWEEDQALADSAPEWARPGDPEARLFLTANAAFWLTVAGLDARAAGPLDHRVGGAYAGVVQAAGQALAARLRPDGSWPSFLAAGWLSAAVLHRQQMFYESAQIKAVLAERIPQASPADAAWLASTLRRVGVDEQEWTLVAARRRLTETQRSDGGWSSDDGHQFDVHATLAVIRAFR; translated from the coding sequence GTGGTCGACATCGATGCCGCGATCGGGTTCGTGGTGGCGCACGGGGACGCGGTCGAGCGTGCCCGTCTTTCCTGGTTGCGCACGGGTACGCCGCCTCCGCCGGAGGTGGTGGACAGCGCCGAGGTCGGCCAGACACTTGGCGGCGGCTGGCCGGCGTCCTGGGGCGACGAGGTCGCCTCGGTCGACGCGACCTGTTTCCGTCTCGCCGAACTGGATGACCTGGGCGCGCTGGGCCGACCCTCCGCCCGCCGCGCGCTGGACTGGCTCGCCACCTCCCAGCAGCGCGACGGTTGCTGGGAGGAGGACCAGGCGCTGGCCGACAGCGCCCCCGAGTGGGCCAGGCCGGGCGACCCGGAGGCACGGCTCTTCCTGACCGCCAACGCCGCCTTCTGGCTCACCGTGGCCGGCCTGGACGCCCGGGCGGCCGGGCCGCTCGACCACCGGGTCGGCGGGGCGTACGCGGGCGTGGTGCAGGCCGCCGGCCAGGCGCTCGCCGCCCGGTTGCGCCCCGACGGCAGTTGGCCGTCCTTCCTGGCCGCCGGCTGGCTGAGCGCGGCGGTCCTGCACCGGCAGCAGATGTTCTACGAATCGGCGCAGATCAAGGCCGTGCTCGCCGAGCGGATCCCGCAGGCGTCACCGGCCGACGCCGCCTGGCTCGCCTCGACGCTGCGTCGCGTCGGCGTCGACGAGCAGGAGTGGACCCTGGTGGCGGCCCGCCGCCGGCTCACCGAGACGCAGCGCAGTGACGGCGGCTGGAGCAGCGACGACGGCCACCAGTTCGACGTGCACGCCACCCTGGCCGTGATCCGCGCCTTCCGCTGA
- a CDS encoding DUF3107 domain-containing protein codes for MEVKIGVQYAPRELVLESAQSPAEIERIVTDAVARGEGTLSLTDEKGRRIIVPVDKVAYVEIAEASPRSVGFTVR; via the coding sequence GTGGAGGTCAAGATCGGCGTGCAGTACGCCCCGCGCGAGCTGGTCCTGGAGAGCGCGCAGTCGCCGGCCGAGATCGAGCGGATCGTGACCGACGCCGTCGCCAGGGGCGAGGGCACGCTTTCGCTTACCGACGAGAAGGGTCGGCGGATCATCGTCCCGGTCGACAAGGTCGCCTACGTCGAGATCGCCGAGGCGTCACCCCGGTCGGTCGGTTTCACCGTCCGCTGA
- the moeZ gene encoding adenylyltransferase/sulfurtransferase MoeZ has protein sequence MSLPPLVEPAAELTVDEIRRYSRHLIIPDVGVTGQKRLKNARVLCVGAGGLGSPALMYLAAAGVGTLGIIDFDTVDESNLQRQIIHGVSDVGRSKAESAAASIREINPLVNVEIHNTALDRDNVRDIFARYDLIVDGTDNFATRYMVNDAAVLLGKPYVWGSIYRFDGQASVFWAEHGPCYRCLYPEPPPPGMVPSCAEGGVLGVLCASIGSIQVNEAIKLLAGIGDPLVGRLMVYDALEMSYRKIKVRKDPNCVLCGENPTLTDLLEDYEDFCGAVSVEAQEAVVDATITAAELKEWQDAGKDIFLVDVREPAEYEIVRIPGATLIPKGEILSGDALAKFPQDRQVVLHCKSGVRSAEALAALKAAGFRDAVHVQGGVLSWIKQIDPSLPAY, from the coding sequence GTGTCGCTGCCCCCGCTCGTCGAACCCGCCGCCGAGCTCACCGTTGACGAGATCCGCCGTTACTCGCGCCACCTGATCATCCCCGATGTCGGGGTCACCGGGCAGAAGCGGCTGAAGAACGCCCGGGTGCTCTGTGTCGGCGCCGGTGGCCTCGGTTCCCCCGCGCTGATGTACCTGGCCGCCGCCGGGGTAGGCACTCTCGGCATCATCGACTTCGACACCGTCGACGAGTCAAACCTCCAGCGCCAGATCATTCACGGCGTCTCCGACGTCGGCCGGTCCAAGGCCGAATCCGCCGCGGCGAGCATCCGCGAGATCAACCCGCTGGTCAACGTCGAGATCCACAACACCGCGCTGGATCGGGACAACGTCCGCGACATCTTCGCCCGGTACGACCTGATCGTCGACGGCACGGACAATTTCGCCACCCGCTACATGGTCAACGACGCGGCGGTGCTGCTCGGCAAGCCGTACGTCTGGGGGTCGATCTACCGGTTCGACGGCCAGGCCTCGGTGTTCTGGGCCGAGCACGGTCCCTGCTACCGCTGCCTCTACCCGGAGCCGCCGCCGCCCGGCATGGTTCCCTCCTGCGCGGAGGGCGGCGTCCTCGGCGTGCTCTGCGCGTCGATCGGCTCGATCCAGGTCAACGAGGCGATCAAGCTGCTCGCCGGGATCGGTGATCCGTTGGTCGGTCGGTTGATGGTCTACGACGCCCTGGAGATGAGCTACCGCAAGATCAAGGTGCGCAAGGACCCGAACTGCGTGCTCTGTGGCGAGAACCCGACCCTCACCGACCTGCTGGAGGACTACGAGGACTTCTGCGGCGCGGTGTCGGTGGAGGCCCAGGAGGCGGTGGTCGACGCGACCATCACCGCGGCCGAGCTGAAGGAGTGGCAGGACGCCGGCAAGGACATCTTCCTCGTCGACGTGCGGGAGCCGGCCGAGTACGAGATCGTCCGCATCCCCGGCGCGACCCTGATCCCCAAGGGCGAGATCCTCTCCGGCGATGCGCTGGCCAAGTTCCCGCAGGACCGGCAGGTCGTGCTGCACTGCAAGTCCGGCGTCCGCTCCGCCGAGGCGCTGGCCGCGCTGAAGGCGGCCGGGTTCCGGGACGCCGTGCACGTGCAGGGCGGCGTGCTCTCCTGGATCAAGCAGATCGATCCGTCGCTGCCCGCGTACTGA
- a CDS encoding TetR/AcrR family transcriptional regulator — protein sequence MTAVGNGAQTAGRPTRLPRSARRKQLLAAAQEVFVAQGYHAAAMDDIAERAGVSKPVLYQHFPGKMELYLALLDTHCDAIVAKVHDAMASTNDNKERVSASVRAYFDFVDHESEAFRLVFESDLRNEPAVRQRVERVAQGCIAAITDTIISDTGISRAHAELLASGLVGAAETAAQFWLAGGRQVPKAEAEALVAALSWRGIASFPLQGESA from the coding sequence ATGACCGCTGTGGGGAACGGCGCCCAAACCGCCGGTCGACCCACGCGCCTGCCCCGTTCGGCGCGCCGCAAGCAGCTGCTCGCCGCTGCTCAGGAGGTGTTCGTGGCGCAGGGTTACCACGCTGCGGCCATGGACGACATCGCCGAGCGGGCCGGCGTTTCCAAGCCCGTGCTGTACCAGCACTTCCCCGGGAAGATGGAGCTCTATCTCGCCCTGCTCGACACGCACTGTGACGCGATCGTCGCCAAGGTCCACGATGCGATGGCGAGCACCAACGACAACAAGGAACGGGTCAGCGCGTCGGTGCGGGCCTACTTCGACTTCGTCGACCACGAGAGCGAAGCCTTCCGCCTGGTCTTCGAGTCGGACCTGCGCAACGAGCCGGCCGTACGGCAGCGCGTCGAGCGGGTCGCGCAGGGCTGCATCGCGGCGATCACCGACACGATCATCTCCGACACCGGGATCAGCCGGGCGCACGCCGAGTTGCTCGCCTCGGGCCTGGTGGGCGCGGCCGAGACCGCCGCGCAGTTCTGGCTGGCCGGCGGTCGCCAGGTGCCCAAGGCCGAGGCGGAGGCGCTGGTGGCCGCGCTGTCCTGGCGGGGTATCGCCAGCTTTCCGCTGCAAGGTGAGTCAGCCTGA
- a CDS encoding DUF3152 domain-containing protein produces the protein MTLGMVLALAATASVLLARAGDRAAGPEPGARSRIAYGAGADEQARPGGYPRAGAGSFAVAGAGSPVRGEDGPVARYRVAVEQDTGQDPAAFAADVDAVLADPRSWIGSGELRVQRVDAVTADFTVYLATPLTSEAMCAEGGLSTEGYTSCRLPGKVIINLARWLEAVPDYGASLEVYRAYVINHEVGHEFGEGHEACPAPGRPAPVMQQQTYGLEGCVANAWPILDGHRYAGDLIG, from the coding sequence GTGACCCTCGGCATGGTGCTGGCGCTCGCGGCCACCGCCTCGGTGCTGCTGGCCCGGGCCGGCGACCGGGCGGCCGGGCCGGAGCCGGGCGCTCGCAGCCGCATCGCGTACGGGGCGGGGGCCGACGAGCAGGCCCGGCCCGGCGGGTACCCGAGGGCGGGTGCCGGCAGCTTCGCGGTGGCCGGTGCGGGCTCTCCCGTGCGGGGCGAGGACGGGCCGGTAGCCCGCTACCGGGTGGCCGTCGAGCAGGACACCGGCCAGGATCCGGCCGCCTTCGCCGCCGACGTCGACGCCGTGCTGGCGGACCCGCGCAGCTGGATCGGCTCCGGCGAACTGCGCGTGCAGCGGGTCGACGCGGTGACCGCCGACTTCACCGTCTACCTGGCCACCCCGCTCACTTCCGAGGCGATGTGCGCCGAGGGTGGGCTGAGTACGGAGGGCTACACGTCGTGCCGGCTACCCGGAAAGGTGATCATAAATCTGGCCCGCTGGCTGGAGGCGGTGCCGGACTACGGGGCGTCGCTGGAGGTCTACCGGGCGTATGTGATCAACCATGAGGTCGGGCACGAGTTCGGGGAGGGGCACGAGGCGTGCCCGGCACCCGGGCGTCCGGCGCCGGTCATGCAGCAGCAGACGTACGGGCTGGAGGGCTGTGTGGCGAACGCCTGGCCGATCCTCGACGGCCACCGCTACGCCGGCGACCTCATCGGCTGA